From one Bacteroidia bacterium genomic stretch:
- a CDS encoding CusA/CzcA family heavy metal efflux RND transporter — MNKLLKGILFFSLKNKYFIFFATAILIVAGIISFKNMPIEAYPDITNTEITIITQWPGRSAEEVEKFVTIPVEIAMNPVQNKTSLRSTSVFGLSVVDIVFEDHITDMDARIQVNSLLSNANLPNGISPQVQPPTGPTGEIYRYTLESKIRGPRELKTLQDWVCDRAIRAVPGIGDIVSFGGMVKTYEVQVNPQKLVDLGLTPLDVYTAINRTNINVGGDVIEKNSQAYVVRGIGLLNDINEIKNIIIKNDNGVPILVKNVANVVISNQPRLGQVGRTDVIDSAGHRVIRDNPDAVEAIVLMRKGENPDDVIANLTKAIDKLNTKILPPDTKIVPYYNRKNLTTFATHTVLHNMAEGIILVTLLVFLFMFNWRTTLIVAIIVPLSLLFAFMCLNTMGMSANLLSLGAVDFGIIIDGAVVMVEGLFVMLDQKVIDIGMEKFNKLSKMGMIKLKGMELGKAILIAKIIIITALLPIFAFQKVEGKLFSPLAYTLGFALLGALLYTITLVPVLVSVLLTKNVHEKHNPITHIMFGMIIKSFDAVSKHRKTTLIIAGIVIVAGLYSFKFLGSEFLPEMDEGAMWVRIQLPYSASLQKSVEVSTQARKILASFPQVEHVVSQTGRPDDGTDVTGFYNNEFDVILKPEGDWTDTISKNDLIEVMRKKLEIIPGADLNFSQPISDNVEEAVSGVKGDICLKIWGDSLNYMEDKINQAVTILKTVPGITDLGAIKNIGQPELDIDLDQTKMALYGVSTADANAVIQMAIGGAPASQLYEGIEQFDIRVRFPEEFRKNETDIGNLMVPTMSGSEVPIKEIANISFKTGPCLIFRDGNQRYAALKFSVEGRDMGSAVAEAQEKVNTQIQLKKGYTMKFQGDFENEQRASKRLSQVVPISLILIFILLFAMFGNFKDAGLVFLNVPFAIVGGVAALLITGTHFSISAGIGFIALFGICILEGVLLITAFKQNMEKMREQKNSLYFAVKLGVVSLIRPVMMTALMAAMGLLPAAISTGIGSESSRPLARVVIGGILSSMFFSLLVFPLIFAWAYRNVDKRHEEEGFNTPTPELKN; from the coding sequence ATGAATAAATTATTAAAAGGCATATTATTTTTTTCCTTAAAAAATAAGTATTTTATTTTTTTCGCGACGGCTATTTTAATTGTTGCCGGCATTATTTCTTTTAAAAATATGCCAATTGAAGCATATCCTGATATTACTAATACGGAGATTACCATTATCACACAATGGCCTGGCAGAAGTGCCGAAGAGGTAGAGAAATTTGTTACCATTCCGGTTGAAATCGCTATGAATCCGGTGCAAAACAAAACCAGTTTGCGCTCAACAAGCGTGTTTGGACTTTCTGTGGTGGACATTGTTTTTGAAGACCATATTACCGATATGGATGCACGCATTCAGGTAAACAGTTTATTGTCGAATGCCAATTTACCAAATGGAATTTCACCTCAAGTACAACCTCCAACAGGACCAACGGGAGAAATTTATCGTTATACTTTAGAAAGTAAAATCCGCGGACCCCGCGAATTAAAAACACTACAAGATTGGGTATGTGATCGTGCCATAAGAGCTGTGCCAGGTATTGGTGACATAGTGAGTTTTGGTGGAATGGTAAAAACGTATGAGGTACAAGTGAATCCACAAAAATTAGTTGATTTAGGATTGACACCCTTAGATGTTTATACAGCTATCAACCGAACAAATATTAATGTAGGCGGTGATGTGATAGAAAAAAATTCGCAGGCTTATGTTGTTCGCGGTATTGGCTTGCTGAACGATATCAACGAGATAAAAAATATCATTATAAAAAACGATAATGGAGTTCCTATTTTAGTGAAAAATGTTGCCAATGTTGTCATTTCCAATCAACCGCGTTTAGGGCAAGTCGGCAGAACTGATGTCATTGACAGTGCAGGACATCGTGTCATCAGGGACAATCCCGATGCAGTGGAAGCAATTGTTTTAATGCGTAAAGGAGAAAATCCAGACGATGTGATCGCTAACCTCACCAAAGCAATTGATAAGTTAAATACTAAAATTCTTCCACCCGACACAAAAATAGTTCCTTATTACAACCGAAAAAATCTCACCACATTTGCTACACATACCGTATTGCACAACATGGCAGAGGGTATCATTCTTGTAACATTATTGGTTTTTCTATTTATGTTCAATTGGCGAACTACTCTAATTGTTGCCATCATTGTCCCTCTTTCGCTTTTGTTTGCTTTCATGTGTTTAAACACGATGGGAATGTCTGCCAATTTACTTTCCTTAGGTGCTGTAGATTTTGGAATTATTATAGACGGTGCAGTTGTTATGGTGGAAGGATTATTTGTGATGTTGGATCAAAAAGTGATTGATATTGGAATGGAGAAATTTAACAAACTCAGTAAAATGGGAATGATTAAATTGAAAGGGATGGAATTAGGAAAAGCCATTTTGATTGCAAAAATAATTATCATCACCGCCTTATTACCTATTTTCGCTTTCCAAAAAGTAGAAGGAAAATTATTTTCTCCGCTCGCTTATACGCTTGGATTTGCGCTGTTGGGAGCGCTTTTATATACTATAACATTGGTACCTGTTTTAGTAAGTGTTCTCTTAACTAAAAACGTACACGAAAAACACAATCCTATCACGCATATAATGTTTGGTATGATTATCAAATCATTTGATGCCGTTTCAAAACATCGTAAAACTACATTGATTATAGCAGGAATAGTAATTGTGGCTGGTTTGTATTCCTTTAAATTTTTAGGTTCTGAATTTTTACCGGAAATGGATGAAGGTGCGATGTGGGTACGAATTCAACTACCATACAGCGCTTCTTTACAAAAATCAGTAGAAGTTTCTACACAAGCACGTAAAATATTAGCATCTTTTCCACAAGTTGAACATGTGGTTTCTCAAACCGGAAGACCTGATGACGGAACGGATGTAACTGGATTTTACAACAATGAATTTGATGTGATTTTAAAACCGGAAGGCGATTGGACAGATACCATTTCAAAAAATGATTTAATTGAAGTGATGCGAAAAAAATTAGAAATCATTCCAGGTGCGGATTTGAATTTTTCTCAACCTATTTCTGATAATGTAGAAGAAGCTGTTTCGGGCGTTAAAGGAGATATTTGTTTGAAAATTTGGGGCGATTCTCTCAATTATATGGAAGATAAAATCAATCAAGCCGTTACTATTTTAAAAACAGTACCGGGAATAACGGATTTGGGAGCCATCAAAAATATCGGACAACCGGAATTAGACATTGATTTGGATCAAACAAAAATGGCATTGTACGGCGTAAGTACAGCCGATGCGAATGCCGTTATCCAAATGGCAATTGGCGGCGCGCCTGCATCTCAATTGTACGAAGGCATCGAGCAGTTTGACATTCGCGTGCGTTTTCCAGAAGAATTTAGAAAAAACGAAACGGACATTGGGAATTTAATGGTTCCGACGATGAGCGGTTCCGAAGTTCCGATTAAGGAAATTGCTAATATTTCTTTTAAAACAGGTCCATGTCTTATTTTCAGAGACGGTAACCAACGTTATGCTGCTTTAAAATTTTCTGTGGAAGGACGTGATATGGGAAGTGCTGTCGCCGAAGCGCAAGAAAAAGTGAATACTCAAATTCAGTTAAAAAAAGGATACACTATGAAATTTCAAGGCGATTTTGAAAACGAACAACGTGCTTCGAAACGCTTATCCCAAGTGGTTCCTATTAGTTTAATTTTGATTTTTATTTTGCTCTTCGCGATGTTCGGTAACTTTAAAGATGCCGGATTGGTTTTTCTAAATGTGCCTTTTGCCATCGTCGGCGGTGTGGCAGCCTTGCTTATTACAGGAACGCATTTCAGTATCTCTGCTGGTATTGGTTTTATTGCCCTTTTCGGAATTTGTATTCTCGAAGGCGTATTATTGATTACAGCATTCAAACAAAATATGGAAAAAATGCGTGAACAAAAAAACTCGTTGTACTTTGCTGTAAAATTAGGTGTAGTTTCTTTGATTCGCCCAGTAATGATGACGGCATTGATGGCAGCAATGGGTTTACTTCCTGCTGCAATTTCTACAGGAATTGGATCAGAAAGTTCCAGACCATTAGCACGCGTAGTCATTGGCGGAATTTTATCTTCGATGTTTTTTTCCTTATTGGTATTTCCATTGATTTTTGCTTGGGCGTATCGTAATGTGGATAAAAGGCACGAAGAGGAAGGTTTTAATACGCCTACACCCGAATTAAAAAATTAA
- a CDS encoding efflux RND transporter periplasmic adaptor subunit, with protein MKKIKFLLLMSSISMLFFLLTSCGKKEVETTPENVNTMPLSAEQLAQLKLDTVKLTNEVSVLKLNGIISFNQDEVANVFPLVSGHVNSVRVSVGDYVTKGQILATVQSGDVSTYQNQYNVAVSNVAMTKKNLDVAQELYKTNVYSDKDLITAQNDYKAATANLDMVSQYLKIFGATAGKADAEYKVSSPIDGYVVQKNLNEGMDIRPDNGNNLFTISDLKDVWVLANVYESNIADVHLGDSVEVKTLAYPDRSFHGKIDKVLNVLDPVNKVMKVRISLPNADYALKPSMFASVTITKTENTKMLCVPSDAIVFDNSQNYVLVYKDKSTILIQPVKVATTFGNKTFIESGLKEGDKVVGSQTLLIYQALNG; from the coding sequence ATGAAAAAAATAAAGTTCTTATTATTGATGTCAAGTATTTCGATGCTTTTCTTTTTGCTGACATCTTGCGGTAAAAAAGAAGTGGAAACAACTCCCGAAAATGTAAACACAATGCCGCTTAGCGCAGAACAATTAGCGCAACTTAAATTGGATACTGTAAAACTTACGAATGAAGTTTCTGTGTTGAAGTTAAACGGAATTATATCTTTTAATCAGGATGAAGTAGCCAATGTTTTTCCCTTGGTAAGCGGTCATGTTAATTCCGTGCGTGTTTCAGTTGGAGATTACGTAACAAAAGGACAAATACTTGCTACCGTTCAAAGTGGCGATGTGAGTACGTATCAAAATCAATACAATGTAGCCGTTTCAAATGTTGCCATGACAAAAAAGAATTTGGACGTTGCACAAGAACTCTACAAAACAAATGTGTATTCAGATAAAGATTTAATCACTGCGCAAAACGATTACAAAGCGGCAACAGCCAATTTGGATATGGTAAGTCAATATTTAAAAATATTTGGAGCAACGGCAGGTAAAGCAGATGCAGAATACAAAGTAAGTTCTCCGATTGATGGATACGTGGTTCAAAAAAACCTCAACGAAGGAATGGATATCCGTCCGGACAACGGAAATAATCTTTTTACAATTTCAGATTTAAAAGATGTGTGGGTGCTTGCAAATGTTTATGAATCCAACATTGCAGATGTGCATTTGGGTGATAGCGTGGAAGTAAAAACATTGGCTTATCCAGACAGAAGTTTTCACGGAAAAATTGACAAAGTATTAAACGTTTTAGATCCAGTAAATAAAGTGATGAAAGTACGTATCAGCTTGCCTAATGCGGATTACGCATTGAAACCATCTATGTTTGCAAGCGTTACTATCACTAAAACAGAAAATACAAAAATGCTATGTGTCCCTTCCGACGCCATTGTTTTTGACAACAGTCAGAATTACGTATTAGTTTATAAAGACAAATCTACTATACTCATCCAACCTGTAAAAGTTGCTACAACTTTTGGGAACAAAACATTTATCGAATCAGGATTAAAAGAAGGAGACAAGGTTGTGGGTTCTCAAACATTGTTGATTTATCAAGCATTGAACGGTTAA
- a CDS encoding TolC family protein, with product MINTTTKKIIFGSLFLLTLSFDSKAQADSLKLYTDTVHLDMNAVEQRFVSKSLVLIAAKYNVDIAQANVLQAKLWYNPNISVQTGFYDPITHSFFNRGDNGNVDAQIQQEFSIVGKYTNTVRLAKLSADEAELAFEDVIRSLKLQLHTDYGNILYLQQQINVFHRQQSELTHLIESSEQMFKLGAASGDDVLRLKAELNDLENQEINTLSNMNNAQADMKILLCYSATTYISLSDITHEKNTLPPFTQIVDSTLKSRPDILLANKDVDLQRMNVKLQKSTAVPDPDFLFSYSQQGSYINNYTGIGLAIDLPFFNRNQGNIKAARFTLQQSQATDSIKNSSVQNEVADAYITYAQVQSRVQNIDPEYSKQLDDLLTDAYKNYNKRYINLLDFLDQLRTYMSAKLSLIQLDNNYFNAVQNFNFRTGAHYLK from the coding sequence ATGATAAACACAACAACCAAAAAAATAATTTTCGGAAGCCTCTTTTTACTCACACTTTCCTTTGATAGTAAAGCACAAGCGGATAGTCTGAAATTATATACCGACACCGTACATTTGGATATGAACGCGGTGGAACAACGTTTTGTGAGCAAAAGTTTAGTTCTGATTGCTGCTAAATACAATGTAGACATCGCGCAAGCCAATGTGCTTCAGGCAAAATTGTGGTACAATCCGAATATCTCTGTACAAACAGGTTTTTACGATCCGATCACACATTCTTTTTTTAATCGTGGCGATAATGGAAATGTGGACGCACAAATACAACAAGAATTTTCGATTGTCGGAAAATATACCAATACGGTTCGCTTAGCAAAACTTTCTGCCGATGAGGCTGAGTTGGCTTTTGAAGATGTCATCCGAAGTTTAAAATTGCAATTGCATACAGATTACGGAAACATCTTGTATCTCCAACAACAAATAAATGTGTTTCACCGCCAGCAAAGTGAATTAACACACTTGATAGAAAGTTCCGAGCAAATGTTCAAACTGGGCGCAGCTTCTGGAGATGACGTATTACGACTTAAAGCAGAGTTAAATGATTTGGAAAATCAAGAAATAAACACGCTTTCTAACATGAATAATGCCCAAGCTGATATGAAAATTTTATTGTGCTATTCGGCTACTACTTACATTTCATTATCTGATATTACGCATGAAAAAAATACACTTCCACCTTTTACTCAAATTGTGGATAGCACTTTGAAATCAAGACCAGATATTTTGCTTGCTAATAAAGACGTGGATTTACAACGCATGAATGTGAAACTTCAAAAATCAACAGCTGTTCCAGACCCTGATTTTTTATTTTCGTATTCTCAACAAGGAAGTTATATCAACAATTACACAGGCATTGGCTTAGCCATTGATTTACCTTTTTTTAATCGCAATCAAGGCAATATAAAAGCAGCAAGATTTACGCTTCAACAATCTCAAGCAACGGACAGCATCAAAAATTCAAGCGTTCAAAACGAAGTGGCAGATGCTTACATTACTTACGCGCAAGTTCAATCTCGTGTGCAAAATATTGATCCTGAATATTCCAAACAATTGGATGATTTATTAACGGATGCCTATAAAAATTACAACAAACGTTACATTAATTTACTCGATTTTTTAGATCAATTGAGAACGTATATGTCTGCCAAATTAAGTCTTATCCAATTAGACAATAATTATTTCAACGCGGTGCAAAATTTCAATTTCAGAACTGGGGCACATTATTTAAAATAA
- a CDS encoding HAMP domain-containing sensor histidine kinase has product MRIRNKLTLTYTLIIAIILLFLNFLIYYFTVLNTKQDFYVKLKERAFIAGEVFLEQDELSPKLFQDIKNKFLQSLPNEIVKLYDKNDNPAFIDVSEQGIFTNDKINLARANKLVEYEIDNRQVVGICYDDNQGQFIVMASAVDLPGMERLMYLREELFLGFILSLIIVYLSGRFFSIQALKPMSNIVKEVNAIGASNLHLRVNQGNGKDEIAELAVTFNNMLTRLETAFEVQKDFVSNASHELRTPLTTIIGEIDVSLSKERNEVEYRKVLNSVLSEAERLSKMTNGLLDMAQTGFYNTDLVTEEVRLDDLLWESKSEVEKKIPGVKIHIEYTNMPEDASALIIKGNKQLLHIAFENIFENASKFSDNKIVTGHLEYATDKIRITILDSGIGIPEAEQKKVLDSFYRAENARNYTGSGIGLSLVNRIVQLHQGTLNITSEIGKGTSVELTFNTI; this is encoded by the coding sequence ATGAGAATACGTAACAAACTTACGCTCACCTATACGCTCATCATTGCAATTATCCTGCTTTTTCTCAATTTTTTAATTTATTATTTTACCGTTTTAAATACGAAACAAGATTTTTATGTGAAATTAAAAGAACGTGCTTTTATTGCTGGCGAAGTTTTTTTGGAACAAGACGAATTGAGTCCGAAACTTTTTCAAGATATCAAAAATAAATTTTTACAATCGCTCCCAAACGAAATTGTGAAACTATACGACAAAAATGATAATCCTGCTTTTATTGATGTATCTGAACAAGGAATTTTTACGAATGATAAAATAAATTTAGCACGCGCAAATAAATTAGTAGAATACGAAATCGACAACCGACAAGTGGTTGGAATTTGTTACGACGACAATCAAGGACAATTTATCGTAATGGCTTCTGCCGTTGATTTGCCAGGCATGGAGCGTTTAATGTATTTGCGCGAAGAATTATTTCTGGGGTTTATTTTGAGTTTGATTATCGTTTATCTTTCGGGAAGGTTTTTTTCCATTCAAGCTCTTAAACCAATGTCTAACATTGTGAAAGAAGTGAATGCCATTGGTGCTTCTAATTTGCATTTGCGCGTCAATCAAGGAAACGGGAAGGACGAAATTGCAGAGTTAGCAGTTACTTTCAATAATATGTTAACGCGTTTGGAAACTGCTTTTGAAGTGCAGAAAGATTTTGTGAGCAATGCTTCGCACGAATTACGAACGCCACTTACCACCATTATTGGTGAGATTGATGTTTCCCTAAGTAAAGAACGAAATGAAGTGGAATACCGAAAAGTATTGAATTCCGTGCTTTCAGAAGCCGAACGTTTGAGCAAAATGACGAATGGTTTATTAGACATGGCGCAAACAGGTTTCTACAATACAGATTTAGTAACCGAAGAAGTTCGTTTGGATGATTTATTGTGGGAATCGAAAAGTGAAGTCGAAAAAAAAATTCCCGGAGTAAAAATTCACATCGAATATACTAACATGCCAGAAGATGCTTCTGCGCTTATTATCAAAGGAAATAAACAATTGCTGCACATCGCTTTCGAAAATATTTTTGAAAATGCTTCTAAGTTTTCAGATAATAAAATTGTAACAGGACATTTAGAATATGCGACAGATAAAATTCGCATTACCATTTTAGATAGTGGAATTGGCATTCCAGAAGCAGAGCAAAAAAAAGTGCTTGATTCGTTTTACCGTGCAGAAAACGCTCGAAATTATACCGGTTCCGGAATCGGACTTTCCCTCGTCAATCGTATTGTTCAGTTGCACCAAGGAACTTTGAATATTACTTCAGAAATCGGAAAAGGAACTTCTGTAGAACTCACATTTAACACAATTTAG
- a CDS encoding response regulator transcription factor, with translation MKVLLVEDEPKVALLIKRGLDEQNYKVTLAHDGEEGKKLALENTFDIIILDVLLPQLNGIEVCKHIRKSNQQVPVLMLTALATTSDKVIGLDAGADDYLTKPFKFQELLARVRALTRRKNVQVTNKIFTLADLELNADNKTVKRSEKPINLTAREYFLLEFFMKNQGKVLSRAELAENVWEISFDTGTNVVDVYVNYLRNKIDKNFSPKLIHTVIGMGYVLRVEHENK, from the coding sequence ATGAAAGTATTACTTGTTGAAGACGAACCCAAAGTAGCATTGCTTATAAAGCGCGGTTTAGATGAACAAAATTACAAAGTAACCTTAGCGCACGATGGCGAAGAAGGAAAAAAACTGGCGCTCGAAAATACGTTTGACATTATTATTTTGGACGTTTTATTACCTCAATTAAACGGTATCGAAGTGTGTAAGCACATCCGAAAATCCAATCAGCAAGTACCAGTTTTAATGCTTACAGCCCTTGCTACGACAAGCGATAAAGTAATTGGATTGGACGCTGGTGCGGATGATTATCTTACCAAACCATTTAAATTTCAGGAATTACTTGCCCGCGTGCGCGCACTTACTCGAAGAAAAAATGTACAAGTAACCAACAAAATTTTCACGCTTGCTGATTTAGAATTAAATGCTGATAACAAAACTGTAAAACGTTCCGAAAAGCCCATTAATCTGACCGCGAGAGAATATTTTTTATTGGAATTTTTCATGAAAAACCAAGGCAAAGTACTTTCGCGTGCAGAATTGGCAGAGAACGTTTGGGAAATTTCTTTCGATACAGGAACCAATGTGGTGGACGTTTACGTGAATTATCTTAGAAATAAAATTGACAAAAATTTTTCTCCAAAATTAATTCACACCGTAATCGGCATGGGTTATGTGCTTCGGGTGGAACACGAAAATAAATGA
- the truA gene encoding tRNA pseudouridine(38-40) synthase TruA: MLNHFNASYYFCIFALQKNNFSGVPNRYFLQLSYKGTHYHGWQAQENTPKTVQQTLDDVLTKILAEKITVAGAGRTDTGVHAQEYFAHFDSEKKDVHIDPQKWLFKLNVLLPEDIAIQKIIPVQSNAHARFDAHSRTYRYFVNRKKDPFLADSAYYLYGKLDLESMNKAAAIVVRNTDFTSFSKVNTQVKNNICAVKKADWEEQGDLLIFTVQADRFLRNMVRSLVGTMLEIGFGKIKAVEMQTIFDAKNRCEAGLSVPAHGLYLTKIDYPEKIWLS; this comes from the coding sequence TTGCTAAATCATTTTAATGCGTCATATTATTTCTGTATTTTTGCGCTTCAAAAAAATAATTTTTCAGGAGTGCCGAATCGCTATTTTCTACAATTGTCTTATAAAGGAACGCATTACCACGGTTGGCAAGCGCAGGAAAATACGCCGAAAACTGTTCAACAAACATTGGACGATGTATTGACAAAGATTTTGGCAGAAAAAATAACGGTGGCAGGTGCAGGTCGTACAGATACTGGCGTGCATGCGCAGGAATATTTTGCGCATTTTGATTCCGAAAAAAAAGATGTACACATTGATCCGCAAAAATGGCTGTTTAAATTAAATGTGCTATTACCGGAAGACATTGCGATTCAGAAAATAATTCCTGTCCAAAGCAATGCTCATGCTCGATTTGATGCACATTCCAGAACATATCGCTATTTTGTGAATCGAAAAAAAGATCCTTTTTTAGCAGATAGCGCCTACTATTTGTACGGAAAATTAGATTTGGAAAGTATGAACAAAGCTGCTGCTATTGTGGTAAGAAACACTGATTTTACGAGCTTCAGTAAAGTAAATACACAAGTGAAAAATAATATTTGTGCTGTTAAAAAGGCTGATTGGGAAGAGCAAGGAGACTTACTTATTTTTACGGTTCAAGCAGATCGTTTTTTACGAAACATGGTTCGTTCCTTGGTGGGAACGATGTTGGAAATCGGTTTCGGAAAAATAAAAGCAGTAGAAATGCAAACTATTTTTGATGCAAAAAATCGCTGCGAAGCTGGACTTTCAGTTCCCGCACACGGCTTGTATCTCACAAAAATAGACTATCCTGAAAAAATTTGGTTAAGTTAA
- a CDS encoding ABC transporter ATP-binding protein — MSKNSTKKKSVAGKIFDYRLLKRILSYVKPYKNIFVWSMIATTLLAFVSPIRPMLIEYMLDHYVVTPHADKLLTATCFLIGLLFLEGILQFLSTYSTNWLGQTIIKDLRSNLYNHIIGLRLKYFDQTPIGTLVTRVVSDIETISDIFSQGLIIIMGDVLKILVIILVMFSKNIGLTFVCLLPIPILLVATYWFKNSVNNSFQDVRTQIARLNAFVQEHITGMAIVQIFNKEEAELNKFEAINNQHKKANIRSILAYSIFFPVVEILSSLSLALIVWWAGKGILQHTTSVGELVEFILFTSMLFRPIRMLADRFNTLQMGMVSSERVFQVFDANVAMEDSGKIHEKNMLGNIEFKNVWFAYNDENWVLKNISFTAKVGEKIALVGATGAGKSSTINILTRFYELNKGEILIDGINIKEYTVQNLNRNIAVVLQDVFLFSNSILNNISLNNPAITREQIIEASKIVGAHDFISRLPGGYDYNVMERGAMLSVGQRQLISFIRAYVYNPKILILDEATSSIDTESEKLIQYATDKVTQNRTSIIIAHRLATIQKADKIIVMDHGKIIESGNHQELLKQNGQYKKLFDLQFKNEAVISM, encoded by the coding sequence GTGTCGAAAAATTCTACTAAAAAAAAATCGGTTGCAGGCAAAATTTTTGATTACCGCCTTCTGAAAAGAATTTTGAGTTATGTAAAACCTTATAAAAATATTTTTGTTTGGTCGATGATTGCGACCACTTTACTCGCCTTTGTTTCCCCTATTCGCCCGATGTTAATCGAATACATGCTCGATCATTATGTGGTAACACCACATGCTGATAAACTATTAACAGCTACGTGTTTTTTAATAGGGTTGCTTTTTTTGGAAGGTATTTTACAGTTTTTAAGCACGTATTCTACCAATTGGTTGGGACAAACCATTATCAAAGATTTACGCTCTAATTTGTACAATCACATTATCGGATTGCGGTTAAAATATTTCGACCAAACTCCTATCGGAACCTTAGTTACACGAGTTGTTTCCGACATCGAAACCATCTCAGATATTTTTTCGCAAGGCTTAATCATCATTATGGGCGATGTTTTGAAAATACTGGTTATTATATTGGTGATGTTCAGCAAAAACATAGGATTAACGTTTGTTTGTTTACTTCCCATCCCTATTTTATTGGTGGCTACGTATTGGTTTAAAAATTCTGTCAACAATTCTTTTCAGGATGTTCGTACTCAAATTGCGCGGCTAAATGCCTTTGTACAAGAGCATATCACAGGCATGGCGATTGTTCAAATTTTCAATAAAGAAGAAGCGGAACTAAATAAATTTGAAGCCATTAATAATCAACATAAAAAAGCAAATATTCGTTCCATTTTGGCGTATTCGATTTTCTTCCCAGTGGTCGAGATTTTGTCATCTCTTTCGCTTGCGCTGATTGTTTGGTGGGCAGGAAAAGGAATTTTGCAACACACCACCAGCGTGGGTGAATTGGTTGAGTTTATATTGTTTACAAGTATGTTGTTTCGTCCGATACGGATGCTCGCTGATCGTTTCAATACCTTGCAGATGGGAATGGTTAGCTCTGAGCGTGTTTTTCAAGTATTTGATGCCAACGTGGCAATGGAAGATTCTGGGAAAATACACGAAAAAAATATGCTTGGAAACATCGAATTTAAAAATGTTTGGTTTGCGTACAATGATGAAAATTGGGTACTAAAAAATATTTCTTTTACTGCCAAAGTAGGTGAGAAAATTGCTTTGGTAGGAGCTACTGGCGCAGGGAAATCGTCCACCATCAATATTCTAACACGCTTTTATGAATTGAATAAAGGCGAAATTCTAATTGATGGCATCAACATAAAAGAGTATACCGTTCAAAACCTAAATCGCAATATTGCTGTGGTTTTGCAAGATGTTTTTTTGTTTTCGAATAGCATTCTTAATAATATTTCACTCAACAATCCAGCAATCACGCGCGAGCAAATTATCGAAGCCTCTAAAATTGTTGGTGCGCACGATTTTATCAGTCGTTTGCCTGGCGGATACGATTACAATGTGATGGAACGTGGTGCTATGTTATCTGTCGGTCAGCGGCAATTAATTTCATTTATTCGTGCCTACGTTTACAATCCGAAAATTTTAATTTTGGATGAAGCCACCTCTTCCATTGATACAGAATCCGAAAAATTAATTCAATATGCCACCGATAAAGTAACGCAAAACAGAACATCTATCATCATTGCGCATAGGCTTGCTACTATTCAGAAAGCGGATAAAATAATTGTGATGGATCACGGAAAAATAATTGAATCTGGCAATCATCAGGAATTACTCAAGCAAAACGGGCAGTATAAAAAATTGTTCGATTTGCAATTTAAAAATGAAGCTGTAATAAGCATGTAA